The DNA segment AACCCAGCTCCAGCGCGCGACGGAAGCCCGCGCGCAACGCCGCCGCTTTGCCGCCGTTCGCTCCCAAACGCAACACCTCGCAACCGGGCAACTCCGGCAGCGGTTCCGTCGAGCCGTCATCCACCACGATGACCGGCAGCACGGCCACCGCCGCCAGCGCCACCGGGCCGACCGTGGCGGAATGGTTGTAGCACGGAATGACGACGCAGGGTTTCATCGCTGATCCACGAATACCCGTCGCTTCCGCGCGCCCGGCGGTTGTTGCAACGCCATGATTTCATCGCGCGTCACCTGGCGGATGTGCGGCGTGATTCGGGTTTGCGCCTTGAACGCCTCCTCCAGTTCCCGCACCGCCACCGCGCCCTGCACCAGCACCTCGATGCGATCCGACAAATCACTTTCCCGGTGCGCCACCACCACAAAGGTTTCCACGCCCGCCGTCTGTTCCAACACCGCCGTCAACGTGGCGGGATACAGCGAGACGCCTTTGACTTTGAGTTTGTGCTGGCGACGACCAACAATCGGCCCGAGCCGCGGCGTGGTGCGTCCGCACGCGCAAGGCCCGCGAAACAACGCCGCGCAATCGCCGGTGCGATAGCGCAACAACGGCATGGCCTCGACACCAAACGTGGTGGCCACCACTTCCCCCACTTCGCCCTCGGGAACGGGTTGCCCGGCCTCATCCAAAATTTCCAGGTGCAACTGTTGATCGTGCAGATGTCCGCCCTGCCCGACTTCACATTCACAAAGCGAATTGGCCAGCTCGGTGATGCCGTAGGTGGAATACACCTTCGCGTTCCACGCGGCTTCGAGGCTCGCGCCCGAGCGGTTCAACTGAAAATCCGGATCGCGAATCGGTTCCCCAATGCAGATCAATTTACGCACGGAGGCGGCCCGCAAATCCAACCCCTGCTCCCGCGCTTTCTCGGCCACCAGACGCAGGAACGACGGCACGCCGACAATCGCCGTTGGTTGCGCGCGCCGCAGCATTTCCAACACAAGCAACGGCGAACCGGCCCCGGTGCGCACGATGCCAGCACCGATTTCGCGCAGCCCCAGCCAATACGCCAAACCCGCCATGAAACAACGGTCCAGCGCCACCGCAATCAACACGGTGTCGCGCGCGGTCAGCCCGGCGCAGCCGAAGGAGAGTTGTTCATTGATCGCCAGACGTTGCAGATCGGCGGTGGTGAGCTGCCAGAGCAACGGTTGGCCGGTCGTCCCGCTCGTGGTCACGGTCTCGACAATGCGCTCCGGGGCGACGCACAGAAAATCTGCGTTACGCTCGGACAGCGTTTGTTTGTCGAGCCGGGGCACGGAAGCGAACGCGGGCACGGTTTGGTGACGCGCCAACAGCTCGCGGTAATAGGGCGAGTGTTCCTTCACGTAATGGAACGTCTCGGCCCAAAGTTGATCGAATGTTTTGCTCACTTAAACCGGGTCGAAGTTAGAGAATCCACCGCCAAAACTCCAGCCGCCGCGCCAGTCGCCAACCCCAGCCCCATCACCCGCGCGCTGGCGATGGCGTCGGCATCGGCGCTCAGACATTTGCCCGCCATGAACAGATTTTCAAACCGCGCCGCGCGCAGGCAACGCCGCGGAATCTCGTAATGCGTGTGCGGCGGCAAATAACGGAACCGCGCCGCTTGCCCTTCCGGCCATTGCTCAATCGGCCACGCGCCTCGCGCCGCCGCATCTGCAAATTTGCGCCCGCCCAGTACATCCGCACCGGTCAGCACATACGCCCCGATGATCATCCGTCCCGCGCGCGCCGTGACGGTGATCTCCGCTGGAACGGTTTCGCACGGTTCAAAACCCGGAACGTTCGCGCGCAAAAACGCAAGCAACGCCGGCACTTGTTCCGCAGAGCCGGCAAACTTGGCGGTGAATTCTCCGGGCGCAAAACCTGGTTGCAAATGCAGCGCGGGAAAGCGCGCGCGCGCCAGCGGCAAAAGCACTTGCGCCATGTCCGCCACCGAACTAAAAACGCGCCGCACTTTTTTTAGCGGAAAAATTATGGCGGCTGCCTGGGTGCGCGCGTCAGTGGCCAGCGTTTCCGCACCGACCGCTTGCGCCACCGCCGCCACACCACTGCAATCAATCACCGCGCCGACGCGCACGCCGTTGAGCTGCGTAATGCGATTCCCTGCGCAGACAACCTCGGTGACCGAACGATTCCATTCGGCACGCAGATTGGGAGTGTTGGTGGTAAGCTGCGACGCCAGTTCACGAAACCGGGTCGGACGATACGGCAACACCCAGACTCGTCCTTGGCGCTGCGACACACCCGGATGCGGAGTCGCCAGGTCGCGGGTGGATGACGCGCGAGCTGGCGCCGCTTCGTTGGTCTCCGCCAAAGCCTCGGCAAATTCGCGGACAAAACCGTCGTTCAAAAACTTTCCGTCCTCGTCATACAAGCCGCACAGCGTCGTGAGACCGCTGAACCCACCCGTGCCGCCGGGAGCAGGTCGCGCATCCAGCAACAGGGTTTGCGCACCGGTGCGCGCCGCGCTCACCGCCGCCGCCAGACCGGAAGCGCCAGCGCCCACCACCGCGATGTCCACATCAGGGTTCATGGATCAAGCAGGCGCTGTCGCAATTGCGCCGCAAACGCCTGCGCTTCGGCGGCGGAAAAATGGGTGGTGAGGTGAAACACCGTTACGCGCATCGCCCCCTGGAAATAGTAAAAAATCGCGCCCAGACCCGGCGAGGGAGTCGTTGCGCCCACATGCACAAAGTCGGTGATGGTGGCGTTGAAAAACGTGGTGAGAAGCGGCGTGACGTTGGCGGTGTCGCCGTAAAAGAACGAGCAAATTTCCCCTTTCAAACCGTGCTGCTTCAAAATGTAAAGATACAGCGGCAACGGCAGGCCCCGGGACAACTCGGTGATGGCCGTGCCCGCTTCGACGCGGCGCGCGCGCCAGGCCTGCGCGAGTTGCGTTTTGAGCGTGGCCACTGCCGTGGCGGTGGTGGCCAGTTGTTCCGGCAGCAACTGCACCATCAACATCGCGATCTGATTGCTGAACAACGGTTCGGTCGTGCCCTTGGGACGCAGACTGACTGGAATCGGCAAAATGTAACTCGGCGACGGCCGTCCGATCCGGTCGTGCAAACGGTGCAATTCAATGGCGGCCACCGCCGCGTGAAATTGGGCGTCGCCCAGTGCCCCGCATAACCTCGTGCCGTTGGCGCGAATCCGCGCCGTTTCCGCCGCCGAGAAGCGTTCGACGTGAAAGCGCTGCGTCCGCGGCGCCTCCGGGAAACGCACGCCCACCGTGCGCGGGGCGGCTTTGCAGAACTCCGTCAACTGTTGCACGTTTTGGCGTGCCAACAACAAGCGCTCTTTCAGCGGCGGTCGGCGGCGCGCGGGGGGCGGCGTCAACGCCGGCAACGGCACCGTCTCGTTGCCCACCACGGCAAGAAAGTGTTCGGCGCTGAGCGCATCCATCAACGCGTGCGTCCAGGTGAAAACCACTTCCATGCGCCCCTCCGGCGTGGCGATCAAATCGAAACGGAACAACTCGCCATCGCGCAGACGCAAGGGTTCGTCACTCAATTTTTCAATCAGACCGGATTGCGCGGCATGTACCCGCACGGCGCGGGCCAACAAGCCGGTATCCAGCGAGGTCCAACGGGTTTTGAACCAACCCCCCGGGCGGGCGCATAAAATGGGGTGGCGCTGCGCCAGCAACTTGAGGCGCGCTTGCAACATGGCGGCATCAAGCGGGCGATCCAACGTCAGCACGATTTCACAGGAGTTGCCCGCGTAACCTTGCCGCCGCAGTTCGTGATCGAACCCGAGCATCAGGTAATCGGCGCCGTTGAGGGACAGGTCAGCGGACATTGAGCAGACGCGCGAGGGTGGCGGCCAGGGCGCGGACGTTTTGCAAGGCTTCCGTGGTGATCTCGGTTTCCGGAATCCAAAATCCGTAATCGGTTTCGATGAACACGAGCAGACGCACGAGCGACATGGAATCGAAGCCCGCCGCGACGAGATCCAGTTCCGGCGTCACCGCCACGTCGGGCGCGAACACTTCCCGTTGCAGGAAGTCCAGCAGTTTGGCTTCAATTTCGGTTGGGCTGATCATTCAGGCCGCCGGAGCGGCGCGGCGAATCTTGCCAGTGACCGGCGTGCGGGGCAAGGCGGCGACGACGTGAAAACGCATCGGGATTTTGTACGCCGCCAGATGCGCGCGGCAATGGCGCAACACCGAGTTCACTTCCAACGCGCCGCTTTTCGGAACGAGTTCCGCCTCGACCACTTCGCCGAGATGCGGGTGTTGCCGCCCAAACACGCGCGATTCGCTCACGTCCGGGTGTTGGTTCAACACGGCTTCAATTTCTTCGGGAAACACCTTGCGTCCCGCCAGATTGATGACGGCGGTTTTGCGCGAGAGCAATTGCAGATAGCCCTCCGCATCCCTTCGCCCCAAATCTCCGGTGGCAAACCAACCGTCCGTCAAGAACTGAGCCTGACCCATCCACGGGGCCACGTAGGCGTCGCAGATTCCGGGACCGCGCACCCGCAGTTCGCCGCAGCCGTCCGCATCCGGCTGGTGGAGTTGAATTTCAAATGCTCCCGCCGCGCGACCAACCGAATTCCAACGTCCGCGCGGGTCCTCCAGATTGATGGCCACCAATCCCAGTTCAATCACCCCGAGCGCCTGAACGAGCGGACGATTGAACCGCTTCCAAAAATCCTGGGCGACGCTTTCCGGCAACGCGCAGGTGGTGGAAACCGCGAGACGTACCGTCGGCAGTGGCGTGGTGGAAGCGTCCCGCGCAAGGATGGCGTAATGAAACGGCGCCGCGTACAGCAACGTGCCGCGCCAGCGATTGGTGGTCGCGAGAAAGGACTGCGCGAGCACCTGGCGCACCAGCACGATGGTCGCGCCGGCTTCGATGTAGAGCACGATGGTGATCAGGAAATGATGCGCCATCGGCAAACACCAAATCACCGTGTCATCCGCCGTGACGCGGAACGCCTGGTTCGCCGAGGCGATCCGCGCGCGGAGGGTGGTGTGTGATAACGCCACGCCCTTGCGGACGTTAGTGGTGCCGGAGGTGAAACGGATGAAAGCCAGATCCAGCCCGTGATTATCCGGGAGCGTGTCCGGCGTCAGGGGCGTGAAAAAAATGTCCGCGGCCAGCGACACGCTGTCGGCCCGGGGATCGGACGTGATCCAACCCTGCAATTGCATGGCGGCGATGATTTCCCGCGCTTCATCTTCCGAACCTTCCGCCGGCACGGGCACCACCACTGCGCCACACCGCCAAAGCGCATAGGTCAACGCCACGTAATGAACACTGTTCGCGAACGTCAGCCCGATGCGTTGGCCCGCCTCGACCCCGCTTTTTTGCAGCGCTCCAGCCAGCGCTTCGGTCCGTCGCAACAATTCGCCGTAAGTGACCGGCACGTCCGCTTCGATTATCGCCACGTGCTCCGGTCGTTCGCGCGCCGTCCGGGCGAGCGAGTGAAACAGATTGGCGTCAGAATTCATGGTGGCGTTATCCCCGGGCGAACGATGATTCTACTTTGCTTGCCAAACGACTTGGCCATCCACCACGGTGAGCGCCACTTTGACCTGATCGAGCGTGGCTGGATCAACCGCGTGAATGTCCCGATCCAACATCACCACGTCCGCCAGTTTGCCGGGCGTGAAGCTGCCCTTCACGTGTTCCTGAAATTCCGCGTAAGCCGAGCCGACGGTGTACGCGTAAAGCGCTTCGTCGAGCGTGATTTTTTGTTC comes from the Verrucomicrobiia bacterium genome and includes:
- a CDS encoding AMP-binding protein; translation: MNSDANLFHSLARTARERPEHVAIIEADVPVTYGELLRRTEALAGALQKSGVEAGQRIGLTFANSVHYVALTYALWRCGAVVVPVPAEGSEDEAREIIAAMQLQGWITSDPRADSVSLAADIFFTPLTPDTLPDNHGLDLAFIRFTSGTTNVRKGVALSHTTLRARIASANQAFRVTADDTVIWCLPMAHHFLITIVLYIEAGATIVLVRQVLAQSFLATTNRWRGTLLYAAPFHYAILARDASTTPLPTVRLAVSTTCALPESVAQDFWKRFNRPLVQALGVIELGLVAINLEDPRGRWNSVGRAAGAFEIQLHQPDADGCGELRVRGPGICDAYVAPWMGQAQFLTDGWFATGDLGRRDAEGYLQLLSRKTAVINLAGRKVFPEEIEAVLNQHPDVSESRVFGRQHPHLGEVVEAELVPKSGALEVNSVLRHCRAHLAAYKIPMRFHVVAALPRTPVTGKIRRAAPAA
- a CDS encoding phosphopantetheine-binding protein, which encodes MISPTEIEAKLLDFLQREVFAPDVAVTPELDLVAAGFDSMSLVRLLVFIETDYGFWIPETEITTEALQNVRALAATLARLLNVR
- a CDS encoding FAD-dependent oxidoreductase, with amino-acid sequence MNPDVDIAVVGAGASGLAAAVSAARTGAQTLLLDARPAPGGTGGFSGLTTLCGLYDEDGKFLNDGFVREFAEALAETNEAAPARASSTRDLATPHPGVSQRQGRVWVLPYRPTRFRELASQLTTNTPNLRAEWNRSVTEVVCAGNRITQLNGVRVGAVIDCSGVAAVAQAVGAETLATDARTQAAAIIFPLKKVRRVFSSVADMAQVLLPLARARFPALHLQPGFAPGEFTAKFAGSAEQVPALLAFLRANVPGFEPCETVPAEITVTARAGRMIIGAYVLTGADVLGGRKFADAAARGAWPIEQWPEGQAARFRYLPPHTHYEIPRRCLRAARFENLFMAGKCLSADADAIASARVMGLGLATGAAAGVLAVDSLTSTRFK
- a CDS encoding AMP-binding protein, whose protein sequence is MSKTFDQLWAETFHYVKEHSPYYRELLARHQTVPAFASVPRLDKQTLSERNADFLCVAPERIVETVTTSGTTGQPLLWQLTTADLQRLAINEQLSFGCAGLTARDTVLIAVALDRCFMAGLAYWLGLREIGAGIVRTGAGSPLLVLEMLRRAQPTAIVGVPSFLRLVAEKAREQGLDLRAASVRKLICIGEPIRDPDFQLNRSGASLEAAWNAKVYSTYGITELANSLCECEVGQGGHLHDQQLHLEILDEAGQPVPEGEVGEVVATTFGVEAMPLLRYRTGDCAALFRGPCACGRTTPRLGPIVGRRQHKLKVKGVSLYPATLTAVLEQTAGVETFVVVAHRESDLSDRIEVLVQGAVAVRELEEAFKAQTRITPHIRQVTRDEIMALQQPPGARKRRVFVDQR